The bacterium region CGTCGCTCCCTGTCCTGGTTCACTCTCTGCCGTAATGCTTCCTCCGTGCTCGCGCACAATACCATAGGCCAGACTCAGACCAAGACCTGTGCCGGATCCCACAGGTTTGGTTGTGAAGAAAGGATTGAATATATTCGGCAAGTCCTCCGGTGATATTCCCACCCCGTTATCCTGAAATCGAATTCGGACCTGATCCTTCATCAGTTGTGTTGAGATCTGAAGTTTGCCGCCATCTTGATTCTCTTCGGTTGCCTGAATCGTATTGCTGATAATGTTCAAGAATACTTGCCGGATTTGATGCGGATCCATCATGATTTCAGGCAGATCGCGCGACAGATTGCTAAGCACCTGCAGATTACTCGTTGTGAGCTCGTGGTTCAAGATTTCAAGAGCGGATTCAAGCAATTCATTCACATCCACCGGTTTTCGCTCCGGCCTGTAACGGCGGGAGAAACTCAAAAGGGATTGCACAATCTTGCGGCATCGTTCTGCGCTGCCAACGATCCTGATCAGAAGATTTTCCTGTTTTTCGCTGATGCCGCTTTCCTGCAACATCTGCGAAAAACCAATGACCCCGGTTAAAGGATTATTCAGCTCATGAGCAATGCCTGCAACAAATTTCCCCATAGCAGAAAGCTTCTCCGTTTGAATGAGCTGCGCCTGTGTATCTTTTAAACTCTGCATTGCCTGCTGAACCTCTGATTGAGATGTTTTTAAGTTTTCCGTCATCTGATTGAAAACGGCGGCAAGCTCACCACATTCGTCCCGGGATGCTACCTCTACCCGGCGGGAAAAATCACCGCGGCCAACCGCTTCAGCGCTATCGCGCAACTCACGAAGAGGACGCGTAATTTTCCGGATCAACACCCAGATCAACAATGAACTGAACAAAATTCCAGCAAGGCTGATCAACATCAGTGTTCGTTGTGTCTCCTGCTTTCTCTGGAGAGCGTTTTCGTATGAAGAGAGCAAAAGGTAGCCAATTCTTCCACTGGAAACCGGGAAGTTGCCCGCAAGGCAAAGGAAATGTTCCTCTCCTGCGGATACTCCTTCTATTTTTCTGTTGGTTTGACCACTCTGCCTGTTGTAGATTCTGACCAGTTCTGGAAATGAATCAGGGTTTTTAACCGTGGATAGGGCCACCTGATGGGAAGCCAAAAAAACAATTTCAGCGCGAGTGAGAAGTTTCAGCTCCTGTGCCGCTGTTGGACCTATCAATTCTCCGATCGTGAGCACACCCGACAGAGCGTCGTTTACGATGACAGGGACCGATATTGCGGTAAACAAACTTCCATTGACTACGATGTTATCTGCCGCAGGTTTTCCCTGGCTTGCCTGGCTTATGGCAAAGGAGCTTCCGGTGTGAAACTCACGCAAATTCAGGTTTGCATCGCGTCTGGCGCCTGCCAGCATGACGTTGTTTTCGATTGTGAAAATCATGGCTTTCGCTTCCTGACCGATTTCATGAAGAAGCTCATTCAGTTGGACTATCATCGTTTTGGGATCAGAAAGCAGAGCGACCGCTTTAAAACGTGGCTCATTTGCGACGCTCTGATAACGCAGGATCAGATTTCGCGTTCGAATCTCGAAGGAATTTCGAAACACTGCTTCTGCAGTTCTTAAAGTTTGACGTGTCTCGCCTTCAAACTGATCTGTGATGCGGCCATTGACCAACCATACGATGATCGCAAGAAAAAATACCAGCAGCGCAACCACAGGAATGATAACTTTTGCTTGAAAACTGAGATGAAAGTCTTTCAACAATCCACTTATCTCACTGAGCAAAGTAGTGCGGGTCTCGCCTGCGAGCTACGCAGACGGGACGTCCCGCGCTACATTGTTTAATACTTCGGAAGTCCGGTTACCCCCAGCACGAATTGAACGGTCGACTCTCCTGTTTCGGTAACGGTGATGTTTTTCACCTGGCCGGGCAACCGCTCATGCCACGCTCTAATCTGATAGGTTCCTGCCGGAACGTTTGCAATTGTGAAATTTCCACTCTTATCTGTCGCAGCGAAGAAAGGATTTTCCAGTACAAGAACGATGCAATTCATCTTGGTATGAATGGAGCAAAACACATCCACCCGTCCCGGTTTGTCAAAGGTAACTCTTTTTGTTTCTTTGGATTTGTAAATGCCAAGATCGAACGGTTTTGGCTCCGACATAGAAAAAACGTTGTGATAAATGTCGTCGTTGTTAGGCCACTCCACTGTTGTGCCGATGAGCACTGGAAGTACGTGAGGCCTGAAAGTACCATCTTTTTGAATGATTACTTTCAGCGTATTGTCCTGCCTATGGCTCAAACCAAGTCCCGGTTCGTCGATATAGACGACAAAATCTTTCAACTCATCATAATTAATCCGCTCGATGAATTTATACTTGCGGCTTTCGTACTTTCCTGATTCAATATCCTCCTTCACTTCCGGGCGTGACTCGGCGCGAACGCGACCGCGAATTGTTCCGGCGTCCAGAGTTCCACTGAAGATCAAGCAACAAAGTGTGGCAAAAAAAAGTCTTTTCATTCTAAAACCTTACTGCCGCCTCCATTCCGAAAAAGTTTTCCTCATCCCGGTTTTCACCAGTTAGACTT contains the following coding sequences:
- a CDS encoding ATP-binding protein, with amino-acid sequence MLKDFHLSFQAKVIIPVVALLVFFLAIIVWLVNGRITDQFEGETRQTLRTAEAVFRNSFEIRTRNLILRYQSVANEPRFKAVALLSDPKTMIVQLNELLHEIGQEAKAMIFTIENNVMLAGARRDANLNLREFHTGSSFAISQASQGKPAADNIVVNGSLFTAISVPVIVNDALSGVLTIGELIGPTAAQELKLLTRAEIVFLASHQVALSTVKNPDSFPELVRIYNRQSGQTNRKIEGVSAGEEHFLCLAGNFPVSSGRIGYLLLSSYENALQRKQETQRTLMLISLAGILFSSLLIWVLIRKITRPLRELRDSAEAVGRGDFSRRVEVASRDECGELAAVFNQMTENLKTSQSEVQQAMQSLKDTQAQLIQTEKLSAMGKFVAGIAHELNNPLTGVIGFSQMLQESGISEKQENLLIRIVGSAERCRKIVQSLLSFSRRYRPERKPVDVNELLESALEILNHELTTSNLQVLSNLSRDLPEIMMDPHQIRQVFLNIISNTIQATEENQDGGKLQISTQLMKDQVRIRFQDNGVGISPEDLPNIFNPFFTTKPVGSGTGLGLSLAYGIVREHGGSITAESEPGQGATFTIELPAVQIGKQTEDFPAPEPQELSQTLPSAQKKILVIDDEESILELIREALATRGFKVDTAGDGDSALELAGNNFYDLVVCDWKIPGKGGQKIYEQLRQIKPQAVERFLFITGDVLSQNAEQFLRNEAKICLLKPFSVDEFRSTIEKMLTN
- a CDS encoding carboxypeptidase regulatory-like domain-containing protein, producing MKRLFFATLCCLIFSGTLDAGTIRGRVRAESRPEVKEDIESGKYESRKYKFIERINYDELKDFVVYIDEPGLGLSHRQDNTLKVIIQKDGTFRPHVLPVLIGTTVEWPNNDDIYHNVFSMSEPKPFDLGIYKSKETKRVTFDKPGRVDVFCSIHTKMNCIVLVLENPFFAATDKSGNFTIANVPAGTYQIRAWHERLPGQVKNITVTETGESTVQFVLGVTGLPKY